A single window of Sphingobacterium sp. ML3W DNA harbors:
- the dxs gene encoding 1-deoxy-D-xylulose-5-phosphate synthase yields the protein MQFDAGELLSKINDPSDLKKLKEDQLEQVSQELRQYIIDLVSVNGGHFAASLGVVELTVALHYVMNTPYDQLIWDVGHQAYGHKILTGRRDSFHTNRIVNGISGFPKRGESEYDAFGVGHSSTSISAALGMAVASQIKGEKDRQHIAIIGDGAMTGGMAFEALNHAGIEKSNLLVILNDNCMSIDPNVGALKEYLTSITTSKRYNRFRDDIAAVLSKISEMGPNALGAVKKIEKSIKGTLLKNANLFESLNFRYFGPVDGHDVKKLAKTLEDLRHIPGPKLLHCVTVKGKGYALAEKDQTKWHAPGLFDKITGEIKKSVVVKPTAPKYQDVFGNTLVELAEKNDKIVGITPAMPSGSSMNIMMKAFPSRSFDVGIAEQHAVTFSAGLATQGLMPFCNIYSSFMQRAFDQVIHDVALQNLNVVFCLDRAGVVGSDGPTHHGAYDIAFMRCIPNMTVSAPMNEEELRNLMYTAQLKDKGPFVIRYPRGNGVMVDWKRTFKEIEIGKGRLVQDGESVAILTFGAIGNEASKAILQLAEEGIHPAHYDLRFAKPLDEELLHKVFQKFEHIITVEDGCIQGGVGSAVLEFMADHHYSSTVVRLGIPDTIIDHAEQADQWSIAHYDAKAIAMECRKLVKGIKTDSLVS from the coding sequence ATGCAGTTTGATGCTGGAGAATTATTAAGTAAAATCAATGATCCCTCTGATCTGAAAAAACTCAAGGAAGACCAATTAGAACAAGTTAGTCAAGAGCTACGTCAATATATAATTGATTTAGTTTCTGTTAATGGGGGTCACTTTGCAGCTAGTTTGGGAGTCGTTGAATTGACAGTGGCATTACATTATGTCATGAATACGCCCTACGACCAATTGATATGGGATGTGGGTCATCAGGCATATGGTCACAAAATCTTGACCGGACGTCGTGATTCTTTTCATACGAATAGAATTGTCAATGGGATATCTGGTTTCCCAAAACGAGGCGAGTCAGAATATGATGCATTTGGCGTAGGTCATTCATCCACCTCTATATCGGCAGCTTTAGGTATGGCCGTTGCATCCCAGATTAAGGGAGAAAAGGATCGTCAGCATATCGCTATCATTGGCGATGGTGCGATGACTGGTGGTATGGCTTTTGAGGCGCTGAACCATGCAGGTATCGAGAAGTCAAATCTGTTGGTTATCTTAAATGATAATTGCATGTCCATAGATCCAAACGTAGGAGCCCTAAAGGAATACTTAACAAGTATCACCACCTCCAAGCGATATAATCGTTTTAGAGACGATATTGCAGCTGTTCTATCTAAGATATCAGAAATGGGACCCAATGCCTTAGGGGCCGTTAAAAAGATTGAGAAAAGCATTAAGGGAACCTTACTTAAAAACGCAAATTTATTTGAATCTTTAAATTTCAGATACTTTGGACCTGTTGATGGTCATGATGTTAAAAAGTTAGCAAAAACGCTAGAAGATTTACGTCATATTCCAGGACCGAAATTATTGCACTGCGTAACCGTTAAGGGTAAAGGTTATGCATTAGCAGAGAAGGATCAAACCAAATGGCATGCACCGGGTCTGTTTGATAAGATAACGGGTGAAATAAAAAAATCCGTAGTTGTGAAACCAACTGCACCTAAATATCAAGATGTATTTGGAAATACCTTAGTTGAATTGGCAGAGAAAAATGATAAGATAGTAGGGATTACACCAGCTATGCCTTCAGGTTCTTCTATGAATATCATGATGAAAGCTTTTCCTAGTCGATCTTTTGATGTTGGGATAGCAGAACAACATGCTGTTACTTTTAGTGCGGGATTGGCAACACAAGGGCTTATGCCGTTTTGCAATATTTATTCATCTTTCATGCAAAGAGCATTTGATCAAGTTATTCATGATGTTGCATTACAAAATTTGAATGTTGTGTTTTGCTTAGATCGTGCAGGTGTGGTTGGATCAGATGGTCCGACACATCATGGTGCTTATGATATTGCTTTTATGCGATGTATACCGAATATGACTGTTTCAGCTCCAATGAATGAAGAGGAGTTAAGAAACTTGATGTATACTGCACAACTAAAGGATAAGGGTCCATTTGTGATCCGATATCCTAGAGGTAATGGCGTAATGGTCGATTGGAAGAGAACTTTTAAAGAAATTGAAATAGGTAAGGGTAGGTTGGTCCAGGATGGTGAGTCAGTAGCCATATTGACTTTCGGAGCCATCGGTAATGAGGCTAGTAAGGCAATATTACAATTGGCAGAAGAAGGCATACATCCTGCACATTATGACCTGCGATTTGCAAAACCTTTGGATGAGGAGCTTTTACATAAGGTCTTCCAAAAATTTGAACATATTATTACAGTTGAAGATGGTTGTATACAAGGAGGTGTAGGTTCTGCTGTTTTAGAATTTATGGCCGATCATCATTATAGCAGTACCGTAGTCAGATTGGGTATTCCAGATACGATTATAGACCATGCTGAACAAGCAGATCAATGGAGTATTGCGCATTATGATGCGAAAGCAATTGCTATGGAATGTCGTAAATTAGTTAAGGGTATTAAAACCGATTCTTTGGTTAGTTAG